In Schizosaccharomyces osmophilus chromosome 2, complete sequence, the following proteins share a genomic window:
- the rec8 gene encoding meiotic cohesin complex kleisin subunit Rec8, which yields MNYPSFTYRNALKYAIFLSFNIISTGQTRFTKTMFYDQYVLTKKKGGMGVVWLAATLGSKHSLRKLHKKDIMSVNIDEACEFVAYSPEPLALRLSSNLMIGVARVYAHQYSFFQSQVSSLHSRLRKELDNITGKLPKNIDARVEKVNNDNLMLADDPAFVPELTLSNGFSLPPLDLNLSLSNDTVSFDQANLTSLQTLPEASNTFGNATQSFSLQNHAPVSRFDYEASNNLFPDEILDFEFDENGEVHEIATQDKMPQLSPANSQDEEEHFDAQSPVEMRDEEQESRIRIYELDDDVLPLPVPLESVVDPNIDMQPQEEPVKRRKIQKVEPDESIELSTKTLSQWRSTYVDRMKAIETAKHVRRKGTSAEKKKQVKKLYQWESFHPIIQEWIGKLQPEPVAKQPENDDVELPMPNLENSDIEMGRDAQGSLELNMPWNTSSRSNSLLNSSKSHYQNGSEHSTPLLDTRYGKRLTPSPMNNRLQFLPALESSQYHDHLNSELSLQLDEDFSLYKNTQEENIGTFLHMERECANFYEYTKTAILENGGDMNFSELLPCTLQRSVAAQAFSHLLGTIHRLQHLLTNKALSTKSAISVKQEAPYHEIVVSLNAL from the exons ATGAACTACCCAAGCTTCACATATAGGAATGCACTCAAATACGCTATATTCCTGTCGTTTAATATAATTAGTACTGGGCAGACGCGTTTCACCAAAACCATGTTTTACGATCAATACGTCCtgaccaaaaagaaaggaggAATGGGTGTTGTTTG GCTCGCAGCTACTCTGGGGTCAAAACACTCTCTCCGGAAACTTCACAAAAAGGATATAATGTCCGTTAATATCGATGAAGCTTGTGAATTTGTCGCGTATTCTCCTGAACCGCTAGCTTTACGTCTTAGTAGTAACTTAATGATTGGTGTTGCACGCGTTTATGCCCAtcaatattctttttttcaat CCCAGGTTTCTTCGCTACATTCGAGATTGCGCAAAGAACTTGATAACATTACTGGCAAGCTTCCTAAAAATATTGACGCGCGTgtagaaaaagtaaa CAACGACAATCTTATGCTCGCTGATGACCCAGCCTTCGTACCTGAATTGACATTGTCGAACGGTTTTAGTCTTCCTCCTTTGGACCTTAACCTATCCTTAAGCAATGATACTGTTTCATTTGATCAAGCAAACTTGACATCGTTGCAAACGCTACCGGAAGCTTCAAACACCTTTGGTAACGCAACTCAATCCTTTAGCCTTCAAAACCATGCTCCTGTATCGAGATTTGATTATGAAGCATCAAACAATCTTTTTCCAGATGAGATTTTGGACtttgaatttgatgaaaatggTGAGGTTCATGAAATTGCGACACAGGATAAAATGCCACAGCTTAGCCCTGCTAATTCTcaagacgaagaagaacatTTCGATGCTCAATCCCCTGTTGAAATGAGAGATGAAGAGCAAGAATCTAGAATTCGTATTTATGAATTGGATGATGATGTCTTGCCTCTTCCGGTTCCCTTGGAATCTGTAGTAGACCCTAACATTGATATGCAACCTCAAGAAGAGCCCGTTAAACGtagaaaaattcaaaaagtcGAACCTGATGAATCTATTGAGTTGAGCACGAAAACCCTTTCCCAGTGGAGGTCGACGTATGTTGACAGAATGAAGGCCATTGAAACAGCCAAACATGTGCGACGAAAAGGAACCTCagctgaaaagaaaaaacaggttaaaaaattgtacCAATGGGAATCATTTCATCCAATAATTCAAGAATGGATTGGTAAGCTTCAGCCTGAACCAGTTGCGAAACAACCGGAAAACGATGATGTTGAGTTACCAATGCCTAACTTGGAAAATTCGGATATTGAAATGGGCCGTGATGCTCAAGGGTCTTTGGAATTAAATATGCCTTGGAATACTTCCTCTCGTTCAAACAGTCTATTAAACTCTTCTAAAAGTCATTATCAAAATGGTAGTGAACATTCAACTCCACTGCTTGATACTCGCTATGGTAAAAGACTCACACCGAGTCCGATGAATAACCGATTGCAGTTCTTGCCTGCTTTGGAATCCAGCCAGTATCATGATCACTTAAACTCTGAATTATCTTTACAGCTTGATGAAGATTTTTCTCTCTACAAAAATACTCAAGAAGAGAACATTGGAACATTCTTGCATATGGAGCGAGAGTGCGCTAATTTCTATGAATATACAAAAACTGCCATACTTGAAAACGGTGGAGATATGAACTTTTCAGAACTTTTACCTTGCACATTGCAGCGTTCTG
- the atp7 gene encoding F1-FO ATP synthase subunit D → MSKSVSSAVKAVDWAAIPSKLKLDASTASTLVNFRSRHAQAAARLGTLKEQLTTVDFASYRQVLKNQEIVNRIESSVTSFKPVKINLDSQLKAINAFEGKAVGSAKKNVEMVKNELGSLSTTLKNIEQARPTSEITIEDMKTAVPEVEKIVETMVTKGKWVVPGYREKFGDLSIM, encoded by the coding sequence ATGTCTAAATCTGTTAGTTCTGCTGTTAAAGCTGTGGATTGGGCAGCCATCCCTAGTAAGTTGAAATTGGACGCTAGTACTGCTTCTACCCTTGTCAACTTCCGTTCTCGTCATGCCCAAGCTGCTGCAAGACTTGGCACTTTGAAGGAACAACTTACAACCGTCGACTTTGCTTCTTACCGTCAAGTGCTGAAGAACCAAGAAATCGTAAACCGTATTGAGTCTTCTGTGACATCTTTCAAGCCAGTAAAGATTAATTTAGATTCTCAGTTGAAGGCAATTAACGCTTTTGAAGGCAAGGCTGTCGGTAGTGCCAAAAAGAACGTTGAGATGGTCAAGAATGAATTAGGAAGCTTGAGCACTACTTTGAAGAACATTGAACAAGCTCGTCCTACCAGTGAAATTACTATCGAAGATATGAAGACTGCTGTCCCTGAAGTTGAAAAGATTGTCGAAACTATGGTCACAAAGGGTAAATGGGTTGTTCCTGGTTACCGCGAAAAGTTCGGCGATTTGAGTATTATGTAA
- the muk1 gene encoding GEF Muk1: MSFLNSWRASKYTIKQKPDDVELPESASVLPATVQFFVKEFISSLVSPVHPQLLSPDDLTNTFYNFYKKTDEFMLSTLIPNPESPSHDVPLLSPEEMETQKMAKQHLVKQKDEWMNIIEGIVCESLYDRLFCLSTSTDENKDDLLKKFACSDEKNGLLDCLSIEEEVKKRLENIAETFFTLNRLKTPLLKLNVFMNVNEKIVEASNLPKEEMNADNLLNLTIFCILSFQGSQLLSHLNFVLRFRNPDYLTGEQKYCLTTFEAALSFVLRACPNLLTHCPMQPADDPLSLEASTKEELPSSENAVSDLEANNEQRSSLSNLRGLGVALEKSYLSFVNRVAGHALRNSTLSTDNVVSVDDPPLERFLTMPDASELKLNEINILLADYKRLARLLFDKQAENST, translated from the exons ATGAGTTTTCTCAACTCTTGGAGAGCGTCGAAATATACAATCAAGCAGAAGCCAGACGACGTTGAACTTCCGGAAAGTGCTTCTGTGCTTCCTGCAACTGTACaatttttcgtaaaagaatttatttCGTCTCTTGTAAGCCCCGTTCATCCCCAACTATTATCTCCTGATGATTTAACAAACACCTTTTAcaatttttacaaaaaaacagaTGAATTCATGCTTTCAACTCTAATTCCCAATCCTGAATCCCCAAGCCATGATGTGCCTTTACTTTCCCCCGAGGAAATGGAAACCCAGAAAATGGCAAAGCAGCATCTtgtaaagcaaaaagatgAATGGATGAATATCATTGAAGGTATTGTATGTGAATCTTTATATGACAG gcttttttgtttaagcACAAGCACcgatgaaaataaagatgACCTTCTCAAGAAGTTTGCCTGTtcagatgaaaaaaatggtttGTTGGACTGTCTTTCCATCGAAGAGGAGGTCAAAAAACGTCTTGAAAACATCGcagaaactttttttactCTCAATAGACTGAAAACTCCTTTGCTAAAACTGAatgtttttatgaatgTTAACGAGAAAATTGTGGAGGCCTCTaatttaccaaaagaagaaatgaatgctgataatttattaaacCTTACtatcttttgcattttatCATTTCAAGGTTCACAGTTGTTGTCTCATTTGAATTTTGTCTTGCGTTTTCGAAACCCAGACTACTTGACGGGAGAACAAAAATATTGTCTTACAACATTTGAAGCTgcactttcttttgttcttcgGGCTTGTCCAAATCTGCTGACGCACTGTCCCATGCAGCCAGCGGACGATCCTCTTTCATTAGAGGCGTCTACCAAGGAAGAGCTTCCGTCTTCCGAAAATGCTGTGTCAGACCTCGAAGCAAATAACGAGCAACGATCTTCGCTTTCAAATCTACGCGGCTTGGGAGTAGCTCTCGAAAAGTCTTATCTGTCTTTTGTCAACAGAGTAGCCGGGCATGCTCTTCGTAACTCTACTTTGTCGACAGACAATGTCGTTTCTGTTGATGATCCACCTCTTGAACGGTTTCTTACTATGCCAGACGCCTCTGAACTAAAACTTAACGAAATCAATATTCTACTTGCAGATTATAAACGTTTGGCTCGTCTACTTTTTGACAAACAAGCCGAAAATTCGACCTGA
- the dbl8 gene encoding ATP-dependent RNA helicase Dbl8: MEDSKLFQELEQSIQDNQNSPSFKGSNKVLHLALSYLNVKRQDAHWVCNSRSKIAVRECFFLFSFQDENDFLTWFKKHLDERLQACPSCILSYHHLVDEFKTICLNIFNFEPDTLSIVLEKILQWDVSRLTKVLQRIPKVDSSTSSKPILCAFYEILYNVEFLKNETLFALFRKRFLEAGFLRLSKKLVPGVVYLLFSDDEALRKWAFGILNGSEIIPANEFLNLQAPFLEEIRAIISNAANERFVKRFLNGFSALLNNVSSEYFDSLGKHGFEPISFVLRGLNKAPLGQYSSYVNCLHFLLKCYRTVFWRASNLEPSQLINLVFDSEAHKHWLEQMIQGNEDCESEMLNWTIPFLKSISLEKHMPSVQILLEKCNVPLNEAKELTYASNPLFNSICEIYSWLFNEYFETISHCEDSQKAYVESFQLIICSNFDVFFSNLKDYVSPFEQHSFRKAFEYRLNVDVYALRHTYRNYTQKRKIRNLDLKFTEKSLSVFWKKLLSLLVERSHILANSILRSISSIYLIDKLDSPETNDYSKAVDSFYQFLSKMLIIIQRWNLSSLKSLLDNPYNFSALLGFLFSPISDISNNAWTIVNLISVAENTSDAIDKLLKHRFSDSLRALSNIYSQWIKYRDFNSVKRLIYQGKMFINRLFHPLNGLLHGSSISFKDEENCNALKAYWDNLWKFFAHFFIVLPSWPVKKEKDVLVDIMHVSLDCCQMLIKSFNQVSEFINGIDISVSHSKSEASDDSKKALANSILNSLITLSYWLKLNDSNLLSSVVRIICGMLKLFNNLSLPINQNTVDMIQKSSTAGDGSTILALSEREDLFLAISPYLPEHLQTKPFHLTTEETSNVGEAALTSPDIYVIDEEPKQQEIPYSKLQQAHTKPVPANEDKGAANHFTLSSKMLSKLEKKKDTTEQPQLARRNYIQKVGSKPANLGIGDLSELQSHRALNKLDAVAPLKKPNLEPKRNLQLTSNDAESSESESESESDSDSNNKENENDGLFSLMRDASNQNKTNAPRRQVQLLDINSLKTNNVVHPAQRHREAHQSIYTSRHRLFPDIQGFYRILLSWNPLLSSETAADEKNLSCRSIETSYSSPEIYEKTFMPFLFNECWAQIRAAIEESQYTPLELTLNSRTSVDNFVEIGFTSRTITELQYLSDTDICVLSKSKKPSSPEKNDTSTLAKIQSLTRKKESIDIFVRVNSDAKSLQEMIPGARFYLQKLFSATTSLREYSALKSLSYISLSRDILNANVIKSLDGADNEGLKKVMSSYGTNEPQAKAISAASSREGFTLVQGPPGTGKTKTILGMIGAILTSKGQGLRFAAPGQLNPVQQKQKNRVLICAPSNAAIDEILMRLKDGVYDHEGIKFMPKVIRIGFTESINVHAKEFTLEEQMAKQMEITNLKKHEGSSDSGELRKKHDAILLERNKLRESVDSVRQAGKDSSTLELKLREVTRQKNALEQSLDEMRNRQQSANRSMDVAKKQIQLQLLQDADVVCATLSASGHETLLNANISFPTVIIDEAAQAVELSSLIPLKYECKRCIMVGDPNQLPPTVLSKSASKNGYDQSLYVRMFKRNPSNTYLLSIQYRMHPEISKFPSHYFYQSKLIDGPNMVSVADRPWHHDALFGVYRFFNVVSRESISRSKSLYNADEASFVLLLYEKLSQNFINIDFEGKIGIVTPYRSQVQELRYQFQKKFGSVIFKYLDIHTVDGFQGQEKDIIIFSCVRSSMGNGIGFLQDVRRLNVALTRARSSLYIVGSTEPLMQNEVFRNLIEDAKTRKCWMRVTFEQLLHWKSDTRKANSKSIKEHNNEGDDLIREKSDSLPRNERSPSLTPYAEPKQEIINAPTSSGSNNIAKDKELTRRPGNVKKPDMINSILPKDPSKEKKEDKKQKGTDDSSMPQNKRERSFGDPTDSRKPKKPKGEKKQDDDQKTSKKSKKPKSKLALAAMARGFRPPT; encoded by the coding sequence ATGGAGGATTCGAAACTCTTCCAAGAACTAGAACAATCAATTCAGGATAATCAGAATTCACCTTCATTTAAGGGCTCTAATAAAGTCCTTCATTTGGCTTTATCATATTTGAACGTTAAACGCCAAGATGCTCACTGGGTTTGTAATTCACGATCGAAGATTGCTGTACGAGAATGCTTTTtcctgttttcttttcaggatgaaaatgattttttgacaTGGTTCAAAAAGCATCTGGATGAACGCCTTCAAGCTTGCCCTTCCTGCATACTGAGCTATCACCATTTAGTTGATGAATTTAAGACTATATGCCtcaatatttttaattttgagCCAGATACCCTTTCTATAGTCCTTGAGAAAATATTACAATGGGATGTTTCCAGGCTAACGAAGGTTTTGCAACGCATTCCAAAGGTTGATTCTAGCACCTCTTCGAAACCAATTTTATGCgctttttatgaaatacTGTACAATGTCGAGTTTctaaaaaatgaaacccTTTTTGCGTTGTTTCGAAAGAGGTTTTTGGAGGCCGGATTTCTTCGATTATCTAAGAAGTTGGTCCCAGGGGTCGTCtaccttttattttctgaCGATGAGGCCTTGAGAAAATGGGCATTTGGTATTCTCAACGGTTCTGAAATTATCCCTGCAAATGAATTCTTAAATCTTCAAGCACCCTTCCTTGAGGAAATTCGTGCTATAATTAGCAATGCAGCAAATGAACGTTTTGTAAAGCGCTTCTTGAATGGGTTTTCAGCTCTATTAAATAATGTTTCGTCTGAATATTTCGACTCTTTGGGAAAACATGGATTTGAACCAATATCCTTTGTCTTACGCGGATTAAATAAAGCACCGTTGGGTCAATATTCGTCTTATGTAAAttgtttgcattttttattaaaatgcTATAGAACCGTGTTTTGGCGAGCCTCTAATCTTGAACCTTCTCAACTTATAAACCTGGTTTTTGACAGCGAAGCTCATAAACATTGGTTGGAACAGATGATACAGGGAAATGAAGACTGCGAGAGCGAAATGTTGAACTGGACcataccttttttaaaatctaTCTCTTTAGAAAAGCATATGCCTAGCGTGCAAATACTGCTCGAGAAGTGTAATGTACCTCTGAACGAAGCCAAAGAACTCACGTATGCAAGTAATCCTCTGTTTAATTCTATTTGTGAAATTTATTCTTGGCTTTTCAATGAATACTTTGAGACTATTTCTCATTGCGAGGATTCACAAAAAGCATACGTAGAGTCCTTTCAATTAATTATATGCTCAAATTTTGATGTCTTTTTCTCTAATCTTAAAGATTATGTGAGTCCTTTTGAGCAACATTCATTTAGAAAGGCTTTCGAATATCGCCTAAATGTTGATGTTTATGCTTTACGACATACTTATCGAAATTACACTCAAAAGCGTAAAATAAGAAACTTAGACTTGAAATTTACTGAGAAATCTTTATCtgtcttttggaaaaagttaCTTTCTCTCCTCGTCGAGCGTAGTCATATTTTGGCTAATTCTATTTTGCGATCCATCTCCTCTATATATCTCATAGACAAGCTTGATTCGCCGGAAACCAATGATTATAGTAAAGCTGTAGATTCATTTTACCAGTTTTTGTCTAAAATGTTGATAATTATTCAACGTTGgaatctttcttctttgaaatcTTTGTTGGATAATCCTTACAATTTTTCCGCCTTGCtaggatttcttttttctccaaTTTCTGATATTTCAAATAATGCTTGGACTATAGTGAATTTAATTTCTGTTGCTGAGAACACGAGCGATGCTATAGACAAGTTATTAAAACATCGATTTTCCGATTCACTTCGAGCACTCTCAAATATCTATTCACAATGGATCAAATACAGGGATTTCAACAGCGTTAAGCGGCTTATTTATCAAGGAAAGATGTTCATAAATCGCCTTTTTCACCCTTTAAATGGTTTATTACATGGCAGTAGCATTTCGTTCaaggatgaagaaaattGTAATGCTTTAAAAGCATATTGGGACAATTTATGGAAATTTTTTGCCCATTTCTTTATTGTTCTACCAAGCTGGCCggtaaagaaagaaaaggatgttCTTGTTGATATAATGCATGTATCGTTAGACTGTTGCCAAATGCTTATAAAGAGCTTTAATCAAGTTTCTGAATTCATAAATGGCATTGATATTTCAGTGTCCCATTCCAAATCAGAAGCTAGCGACGATTCTAAGAAAGCCTTAGCTAATTCGATTTTAAATTCTCTTATTACACTTTCGTACTGGCTTAAGCTAAACGATTCCAATTTATTATCTTCAGTGGTTAGAATTATTTGTGGTATGCTGAAGttatttaataatttaTCTCTGCCGATCAACCAAAATACTGTTGATATGATTCAAAAGTCATCTACAGCTGGGGATGGATCCACGATTCTTGCTTTATCTGAACGTGAAGATTTATTTCTTGCCATTTCACCTTATTTACCTGAGcatttacaaacaaaacctTTCCATTTGACTACAGAAGAAACATCAAATGTGGGAGAAGCGGCTTTAACCAGTCCAGATATTTATGTTATAGATGAAGAACCCAAACAACAGGAAATACCTTACTCGAAACTTCAACAAGCTCATACTAAACCTGTTCCTGCTAATGAAGACAAAGGAGCAGCAAATCATTTTACTCTTTCGTCAAAAATGTTGTCCAagcttgaaaaaaagaaagatacGACTGAACAGCCACAACTCGCTCGCCGAAATTATATTCAAAAGGTGGGGTCCAAACCTGCTAACTTAGGTATTGGTGATTTATCGGAGTTACAGTCACATAGAGCTTTGAACAAATTGGATGCTGTTGCTCCATTAAAGAAGCCAAATTTAGAACCTAAGAGGAACTTACAATTGACTTCAAACGATGCAGAATCTTCCGAATCTGAATCTGAATCCGAGTCAGATTCAGATTCAAATAATAAGGAGAACGAAAACGATGGACTATTCTCTTTAATGCGTGATGCTTCCAATCagaataaaacaaatgcTCCACGCCGCCAGGTACAGCTTTTAGATATAAATTCCTTGAAGACCAACAACGTTGTACATCCCGCACAACGTCATAGAGAAGCTCACCAAAGCATTTATACCTCTCGGCATCGTTTGTTTCCTGATATTCAAGGTTTTTACAGAATCCTACTAAGCTGGAACCCTCTGCTCAGTTCTGAAACAGCTGCggatgaaaaaaatttgagtTGCCGGAGTATAGAAACTTCATACTCGTCTCCAGAAATCTAtgaaaaaacttttatgCCTTTCTTATTCAACGAATGTTGGGCTCAAATTCGTGCAGCTATTGAAGAAAGCCAATATACACCTTTAGAATTGACATTGAATAGTCGTACCTCGGTTGAtaattttgttgaaataGGTTTTACCTCTAGAACAATTACTGAGTTACAATATCTCAGTGATACTGACATATGCGTGTTATCCAAGTCAAAAAAACCTAGCTCGCCCGAAAAAAACGATACATCAACTCTTGCTAAAATACAGTCTTtgacaagaaaaaaggaatcaattgatatttttgttcGTGTTAATTCTGATGCAAAATCCCTTCAAGAAATGATTCCGGGTGCTAGGTTCTACTTACAGAAACTTTTTAGTGCCACAACCAGTCTGCGCGAATACTCTGCGCTAAAGTCACTTTCATATATTAGTCTTTCCAGAGATATCTTAAATGCCAACGTAATCAAATCCTTGGATGGCGCTGACAATGAaggtttaaaaaaagtcaTGAGTTCTTATGGTACTAATGAACCGCaagcaaaagcaatcaGCGCAGCTTCTAGTAGGGAAGGTTTTACGCTTGTACAAGGTCCTCCAGGCACAGGTAAAACAAAGACTATTTTAGGAATGATCGGTGCGATTTTGACTTCAAAAGGTCAGGGTTTACGATTTGCCGCCCCTGGGCAATTGAATCCtgttcaacaaaaacagaaaaatagGGTTTTAATTTGCGCCCCTAGTAATGCTGCGATAGACGAAATTCTAATGCGATTAAAAGACGGTGTATACGATCATGAAGGAATAAAGTTTATGCCCAAAGTAATTCGGATAGGTTTCACAGAATCGATTAATGTTCATGCAAAGGAGTTTACATTAGAAGAACAGATGGCTAAACAAATGGAAATCACGAATCTAAAAAAGCATGAAGGATCTTCTGATTCTGGTGAGCTCAGAAAGAAACATGACGCTATTCTTTTGGAACGTAACAAGTTAAGGGAAAGTGTTGATTCAGTTCGCCAAGCTGGCAAGGATAGCTCCACACTGGAACTAAAACTTAGGGAAGTTACACGTCAAAAAAATGCCCTTGAACAAAGCTTGGATGAAATGCGCAACAGGCAGCAAAGTGCTAATAGGAGTATGGATGTAgctaaaaaacaaattcaacttcaacttcttcaGGATGCTGACGTAGTTTGCGCGACTTTGTCTGCTAGTGGTCATGAAACATTGCTAAATGCTAACATAAGTTTCCCTACGGTAATAATAGACGAAGCTGCTCAAGCAGTTGAGCTTAGCTCGCTTATTCCTTTAAAATATGAATGCAAACGTTGCATTATGGTCGGTGATCCAAACCAATTACCACCAACTGTGCTCTCGAAATctgcttcaaaaaatggCTATGATCAATCACTTTATGTTCGTATGTTTAAAAGGAACCCAAGTAATACTTATCTTTTAAGCATCCAATATCGAATGCACCCGGAAATCAGCAAATTTCCTAGCCATTACTTTTACCAATCGAAGCTAATTGATGGACCAAATATGGTTTCTGTTGCAGATCGACCTTGGCATCACGACGCTTTGTTTGGTGTTTATCGTTTCTTTAATGTGGTTAGCAGAGAGTCTATATCAAGATCTAAATCGTTGTACAACGCGGATGAAGCATCATTTGTCCTTTTATTATATGAGAAACTTTCACAAAACTTCATCAATATagattttgaaggaaagaTTGGTATCGTTACACCTTACCGAAGTCAAGTTCAAGAACTTCGCTaccaatttcaaaaaaaatttggatcTGTCATTTTTAAATACCTTGACATACATACAGTAGATGGTTTTCAAggacaagaaaaagacattATTATTTTCTCTTGCGTCAGGAGCTCCATGGGGAATGGTATAGGTTTCTTGCAAGACGTACGACGTCTGAACGTTGCTTTGACTAGAGCAAGATCTTCATTGTACATTGTGGGTAGTACTGAACCTTTAATGCAGAATGAAGTTTTTCGCAACCTAATAGAGGACGCCAAAACAAGGAAGTGCTGGATGCGTGTTACGTTTGAACAGCTGTTGCATTGGAAATCCGATACAAGGAAGGCAAATTCAAAATCGATCAAGGAGCATAATAATGAGGGTGATGACTTAATTAGAGAGAAATCGGATAGCTTACCACGAAATGAGCGTTCGCCATCATTAACTCCTTATGCAGAACCGAAACAAGAGATTATTAACGCGCCCACTTCTTCAGGCTCAAATAATATTGCTAAAGACAAGGAACTAACTCGACGTCCGGGCAATGTAAAAAAACCAGATATGATTAACTCAATATTGCCCAAGGATCCGTCtaaggaaaagaaggaagataAGAAGCAGAAAGGGACCGATGATTCAAGTATGCCGCAGAATAAACGTGAGCGCAGTTTTGGTGACCCGACTGATAGTAGAAAGCCAAAAAAGCCCAAAGGAGAGAAAAAGCAGGATGATGACCAAAAAACATCTAAAAAGTcgaagaaaccaaaatcGAAGTTGGCTTTGGCGGCTATGGCCCGAGGTTTTCGTCCACCGACTTag
- the oxs1 gene encoding oxidative stress transcription coactivator/ribosome recycling protein Oxs1 gives MGNPKKRSEKAEAAKGRKDEIEAKKKEVEESERWSKGAKGNNKKEQEEEKRRQAAQKKAERARLEQEELASLPSKGGKGKKAGAGKDLSLDAFLEEPAQPASYSARNVDEALDLLNLDSGPKDKIDRHPERRFKPALNEYKESRLPELRKESPGLRLNQYEDIMYKEFQKHPNNPFNKVSKASHNHNFTLTPFYSSMLATTLNKTTLRVFALLVRLS, from the coding sequence ATGGGAAATCCTAAGAAGAGATCAGAAAAGGCCGAAGCTGCCAAAGGTAGAAAAGACGAAATTGAagcgaagaagaaggaagtcGAAGAAAGTGAAAGATGGTCGAAAGGAGCAAAGGGTAATAATAAGAAGGAGcaagaagaggaaaaacgACGACAGGCGGCCCAGAAAAAAGCAGAGCGTGCTCGTCTCGAGCAAGAGGAACTGGCTAGCCTGCCATCGAAAGGTGGGAAAGGTAAAAAGGCCGGTGCTGGTAAAGATTTATCTTTGGATGCTTTTCTGGAGGAACCTGCTCAGCCCGCCTCGTATAGCGCTCGCAACGTTGATGAGGCGTTGGATTTACTTAATTTAGACTCTGGCCCAAAGGATAAAATCGATCGCCATCCTGAACGCCGCTTCAAGCCTGCGTTGAACGAATATAAAGAATCACGACTTCCTGAACTTCGTAAGGAAAGCCCTGGTCTTAGGCTTAACCAATATGAAGATATCATGTATAAAGAGTTCCAAAAGCATCCCAACAACCCTTTCAACAAGGTAAGTAAAGCATCTCATAATCATAACTTTACTCTGACGCCTTTTTATAGCTCAATGTTGGCTACAACGCTAAACAAGACGACATTAAGAGTCTTCGCGCTGCTCGTAAGGCTGAGCTAG